The Tenrec ecaudatus isolate mTenEca1 chromosome 4, mTenEca1.hap1, whole genome shotgun sequence region cTGGCCTAAAACAAGACTTCAGGGATTGATGGaagaccaattgaaatgttttgaaaagctgATTAAGCACTGGCATggctcactggtctatgccataCAATTTGGAagaccactactggatccactgTCGAGAAGAGATACATAGTTATACctcttccaaagaaaggagacccaacagaatgcacagacCGTGGCACAATATCATTTTCACATGCAAGGGAAATCTCACTGAAGGTCATCCGTCAATGGCTACAGCGCTATATTGCTAGGGAGCTGCCAGGGGCTccggccaggttcagaagaggatgtgaaacaagggccatcgttgctgacatcagatggatttgggctgcaagcagagaacattgaaagatgtctacttgtgtttccttggtgACTGTGTGGACTGTCACAAACAATGGCTATTCTTCAGATGAATGGGACGTCCAGAGCCCTTCATTGTGATCATGTGGAACCTgcacacagatcaagaggcagccatgcaaacaggacaagggaataTAACATGGCTTAAAGTCAGAAGAGATGTGCGTCAGAATTGTATCCTTTCTCCACACTTAGTCAATCTGTAGTCTTGAAaaaccatcagagaagttggattatatgaagacaaatagggcatcgggattggaagaaggcttattagcaacctgtgatatctATGCACATGCTACGACTTTGCTGgcgggaagtgaggaggacttgaagcacttgcgtgATTGATGACtatcaaggatttcagtctttCGTATGCATTacgttagtatggattacaactcaatgtagagaaaacaaaagtcctcagaactggaccaataggtcacatcatgataaacagagaaaatatgaaagttgccaaggattttgtcgaGCGTAGGTCCTCAATCGGTGCTCAGgggagcagtagtcaagagatcaacagatGCACTGAACTGGGTCAATCAGTCAgttacacaagacctcttcagagtaccgAAGAGCAAAGCTgtttctttgaagactaaggtgcgcctgacgcaAACCAGTGTTCTCCAccgcctcctgtgcatgtgaaagtttggcattgaataaggaagaccaaagaagcatcacgggatttgaattgtggtgccggccAAGAATACCCAAAGAAccctgggctgccaaaagaacaaacacaccagTCTTGAAAGAAGGAGCcacaatgctcctgagaggcaaggatggcgagatttcctctcatgtactttggacatggtctcAGGGGAGCcacaccctggagaaggacatcatgcttggtaagtggaGGAGTAGAaccaggaggaaggccctcaccaaggtGGCTTGACAtaactgcatcaatgggctccaacaatgaggatggcgcaggctggGGGGTGCTTCCCTCTCTGTATGTACAaggacacctcacaacaacaacctcccAGCAGGCGCTGGTCTCGGTTGGAGCTCTGGCACCTCATTCAATCCTCTCTACAATGCAGCACTGTGACTATTCCTCCCTTTCCCATGAAGACCCCGAGGCACAAAATATGTAAGTAGCTCCCCACGGTCACATAGCGAGTTCTTATACCTGTCCACCTGTCTCTTTCCATCAGGTCCCCCAAAGTGGCACGCTCAGCTACCACCAGCAACCCTTCCAAGTTCACAGCCAAGTTTGGGGAGTCAGAGAAGTGCCCTCGATGTGGGAAGTCAGTCTACGCGGCTGAGAAGGTCATGGGAGGGGGCAAGGTAAGAGCTTGGACACAAGGCAACGGAGAATTGCTCACCTTCACAGCATTGGCCAGTGGCACTGAGAGAAGAGAGTCGGAACTCTGGGCCAGCGGGGCCCAGACTCCTCATTCTCCTTATAATCCTGGTGGTTCCTTTAGAAAACACATCCTTTCCCATTTTCCTGGTCTGTGGCAATCATCTTGCTGCACCCCGGGAAAGCTAGAACCCCTGTGATCGATGTCACATGCACTAATGTAACTATCTTCTGAGATGGAAGGCATCAGCCAAAAGATCTGGGCCACCCAAAGGTGGACAAGTTGCCCTGTCTTTGCAGAATGTCACTAGTGCACGGCTAAACCTGCTGCTGGAATTGAACCTGAGCCTATTCCAAACCCCTCACAGTGAGGAGGCGCTTCCCCAGTACCCATATCCCGGCTGCCTGGAGAGTCCTCAGTAGCCCAGACAGCAATGCAGGCTTGCTCGCTGCCTCTGGCTTTAGGTCTGAAGCTGGGCTGATTCACCAGAGGGCTAGGGCTTGAGGGAAGCGACAGTCTTCTCAGGCTGAAGTTGCAGGAGGAAAGGCCATGGAGAACGtctgacttcaaagaccagggcAGTTTCCATCCCGAGACAGACCAATGGAAGACCCATGGACACTTCCAAGCTGCATCGGGGGGGTTGGAAGGAAAGCCATCTTCCAGATGAAAACCAAGCCAAAACTTCCCCTTTAGCAGAAATGTACCCTCAAAACAATGTTGTATAACCTGGTAACTGACTGACTTCATTGTCTAAAATGTGAATGTTACCCACTGACCCAAGCCCTCTGGGGAGCTGGTCCCTCAGCATGGAGACACCACTCCTAGTCTCTCTTTAAGGAGTGCAAGTGGAAATCTACAGGGTCAATCTATTTTGAAGGTGTTCTGAGAATTGATACCAGCTCCGTAGCATCTCATTTCCTTCAGAACCCTCATAAGAAAATGATTTCGGGATTGCTGATGACATCAGATGATGGCTAAGACAGTGACATTCCTATAAATATGCTGGTCAGGGGACCACATGGAAGTAGATGATGCCGCTGACTCCACTGCATGCCCCACTTTCCTCTGCCCCGCAGCCTTGGCACAAGACCTGTTTCCGCTGTgccatctgtgggaagagtttAGAGTCCACGAACGTCACCGACAAAGACGGGGAACTTTATTGCAAAGGTGAGTGTCGGTGAGGGGGGCTTCTTAAGATTATGGTTTCCCGGGGAGGGTCctggggagggacaggtgtctcCGTGTCTACAGACCGCCCTGTTGTTCCCCAGGAGGGATGGCTGCAAAGCCTGCAGTGTTTGGGCTCTCAGAATGAAGGGCAAAACCAGCCAAGAGAAAGAAATCCTACCGGATtcagttctgccctctcctttGGAGCACCTGGAGGATCTGTGGTTGGGAGATGCTCAGTGGTCCAGGAAAGCTGGAGACCTAcaggaagagaggcagaagggcaAGCATGGCCTGGCCCCAGCAGAGGGCCCAGAGAGCATCACAGTCATTTTCAGAAACCCCAAGACGTTCCATCTATCTGAGTGGCGGGTGGTGTTGACCAGAGCAGACggactcagctttcttcctgcctccccctccacccctcctcttCACTGCTCTCTCTGGTGTTGGGCATCACGTAATGATCACGGGGATCTGACTGACAAGCTGAAGTTCCTCCTGGTCCTCATACCTCTGCTCCTATCGGCCTCCATGAGCCCGTCATCTGCTGGGGAGGCCCTTGAGAGTGAGCTCCTTCCCCCTGCTTCCAAGAGGCAGACAGGCACTGCCTGGCCGCACCCTCGTAGTCTCTCCTGCGTCCACTCTATTGCTCAGTGGGCTTCTCCCACCCATTCCCTCGGTGACGGTGTCTCAAGGTCCCCACATGTGTGGGTTAAAATGGGATGAGTGGACAGGAGGGAATAGGTTGTAAGTTGTCCAAGCTTTCCCCATGATGATCAAGGGATGCAACCGAACCCACGTACCCACCAGGTAGGTGTTGCCTTCTCCCAGCACTAGAACTCACAGCGAGCACACAAACCTGAACTTGTCATGTAGCCAGCAAGGAGAGCGGCACGGAAATAAACAGCGGTGTGTGCAAATGCGGAAGCTCTAGAGTCGAGGAACTTTCCCAGTGCGGGCACGGGTGCCCAAAGAAGACACGCAGCTTAGAAGAGACGCGTCCTCTGGGGCCCCCAGGGTGAATGTAGATTTGGGAGGGGGAGCGGAGCGCCATGGGTGCCAAGGTACCAAAGCCTGGGCGTCCCAGTTCATGATGAGAAGTGCTGTGTGCTGGCtgctgggagggaggcagggagcagCGGTAGGTGAAGTTGGTCCACCGCCAAGACAACCGTCAGTCAAGCACAAAGGATGATAGTTGAGTtctcttggtgggtttgaattatggTTAAATGTGTTGAAAAGCGAATACATGCATAACTTCATGCAAAGGCATCTCGCTGTGACAAACAGGAGAGGGCTGTGACCAGAGGGAGGCTTCTGAGATCATGGCACTGACGCCTCTCTGTTCTCTGCCCTGACGCCTTTTCCCTGCAGTTTGCTATGCCAAAAATTTTGGCCCCACGGGCATTGGGTTTGGAGGCCTCACACAACAGCCGGAAAAGAAGGAGTGAACCGGGTCTCTCCCACAGCTTCTGAACCAGGAGTGAACCAGGTCTCTCCTACGGCATCTACCGACAGCCTTCCCCAAACAGCCTCTCATCTGTAGCTGGAGACGATTTCCTCTTCTCTTCCTCACCCTGGTAGAAAATCATTTGAATGTAAACTGTAACAGAATGCTTTCTTGTTTGTGATACTTGGGGTGGGAGAGGCAATAAATGTTTTAGTCCTACCTTCCACATCTCTGGATCTTTCCTTTCAAAGAGAGGGAAGCTTTCAAAAAACACGTTGGCATTGTAGCTAGGTGCCCTCCCGTCGGTTCAGCTGCCTAGTGACCGGACAAAAACAAGAgccccgcccagtcctgcaccaccctgacAACTGTCGCAGCGTGacgccaatccatctcatcgagggtctctGTCGTGTTTACTGTCCCCCTgcgtgaccaagcatgatgtcctcctgaggactgagctctcctgacaacatgcctgaAACATGCCcatgagacacagtctcaccacccttgcttcaaatgagcattctggttgtacttcttctaagagagggttgtttgtttttcatggacttttattgggggctcttacaacgcatatcaccatccatacattgatccagtgtgtcaagcacatttgcacatatgccgccatcatcattttcaaagcattctcttgccTCTTGAgcctgttattagctccccatttcttccccttccctcctccgcctgccctccttcacaaacccttaataagttgtagattattgttttcatatcttacatcatcctccattgcccctcacccacttttccatttttcgtccccctgggagggggttatagcttGATCCTTGttcttggttccccctttctcccccaccctcccctaatcctcctggtgtctctactctccttgttggccctgaggggttgatctatccttgattccctgtgttgtgggctcttatctgtagcagtgtgcatgttcttatCTAAtctgttttgtaaggtagaattgtggtcatgatagtgggggaaggaagcaccaaagaactagaggaaagttgtatgcttcatcggtgctatactgcaccccgactgccTCATTTCTtttctgtgacccctctgtgatcaggtatcaggcatctaaaacccagaaccaaatcatacccaatgtaaaTGGAGTGGGGAAGggcatggagtggggacccaatgcctatctgaaGACAATTGGAAAGACTTATTTGTTCATGGTATTTTTCATATACTTTGCTagccccataattcaaacgcatctatTCTTCGATGGTCTTCCTGATCTATTGACCAACCTTTACatgtatatgaagtgattgaaaacaccatggcttgggtataAAACATAAAGAAAGTAATAAAaaacactgctattgagtcaatgctgactcataacgacattatcggacaggatagaactgcctctctgggtttctgagactgtaactctttacaggagtagaaagcgctgtctttctcaaaacaaaacaaacacacacacacactcaaaacagAGATAGGTAAAAGAAAAACTATCTATGAAGGAATTAATTTGGATGTCAAGTGGTGGAGGATGGAGAAGGAGGAAACAACAGGCTACGGAAGGAAGGTCTTCTCCCAGAATCTGTCCGCAGAGCTGCTCCCAAGTTCCTGCTGATGGAGAAGCAGGCTGTGGTGGGAGGTGGGCGTTGGGTAGCCGGAATGAACAAGCCCGCCGAGTCGTCAGCCTTTGGTCTCATAGAGGGCTTTGCGGCGCTCCACGTTCCTTGCAAGGCCCACGTGACGACAGAGTGCGGCCTTGGCTTCAGTGCTGTCAGCGAGGCGGGACGGCTTTCCTTTATTGGGGGACCATTCCCTGGGGTCTGGCAATTTTCTTAAAGCTTTGAGAACATCAAATTGGCAAGGCCCCCAGATGAAATGCGGCCAGTTAAGAacaccttcccctgcctcctcagcAAGTTCTGCGTGGCACCAGTGCTCGCCTCGCCCTGGGTCTCTGCTTTAACACGCACGGCACTCCTCGCGATGCGGAATGATCTTCGCTAGGCGAAAATTCACTGAGACAAGCTGCGGAACGTCTGGTTCAAGGGTGCCTTCCTGCACACTCCACATCCCAAGCAGGCAGTCTTTCAAGTGGCCATTTAGTCAGGGCTGTGAAGTGCTGTCGTGGACACAGCCCCGGCGATGGGTGGCCGGCCTAAGACACACATGGGAAAAAGCCACAGGACGGGGCGCATGTTTGTGGCCTTTGGATCCCCCTGTAGCTTCTCGCTCTCCCGCACGCATCCTTCCTTGCTTCACTCCCCAAACCGCCTTGATGCTGAGGGGAAGATGTCCCAAGAGGCccacttccttccttcttctgtcATGTCAGGCCTGTCACAAACGTACCTCAGCCTATCCCTGAAATTTGCTTTAGACCCTCTTCCACAGCGTCCAGCGACATCAAACGACAACAATGTGCCTAGTAGTTCAGCTCCAACTCCGTGATGGGAAAAGGCCCAGTGGCTGTCAATCAATTCCCCCCAGCGAGTCGGCATCCACGGCCCCAGGCTTTCTTGGAAGCATGTCTCCACTCCATCTTCTGTGGCTCCACTGGGGGAGGCCGTGGAACAGCCAGTCTCCAGGCTAGCAgctgatcaccaaccactgtgccaccgcaTCAAGGGTGTGACGCTCCCCACAGATGGGCATGCCGGGCACGTCTTCAGGAACACTGCTCTGTCTCCAAAATGCCTGAAGATACAAGCCCCTCCACTGAAACTCCTAACCCCACTGCTGTCTGGTGAGCTCCTGTTAATAAAATCATAGGTCAAAGCTCTCTCTTCTGCAAAACTCCTGACTACCTGAGCAGAACTAACCCACCCCGGGGTGCCCGCAGCCGGGGTGTCATCACACAGTGCTGGGCTCATTACGCTGAAGTTTTGAATTCCCATTTGCCTCCTGATTGGAATGCTTGCCTTGACAAATGGTGTACTGAATAAATACTTGCGGACTGAATCAAGTTGGAGAGGCCATAGGTCAGACTAAGTGCGAATTTGGCTGGGACTTAAAGGGGGAGGTTATCATATACCAAAGAGTTTATGTAGGAAAAATGCAACATAGAAACCAATTTCCTGTGCCTACCCATATTCGTgcggctcctctttctcctgggcacCCTGTTTACGACATGCCCTTCTGGGGTGGACGGGACATGTGACTGAGCTTGGCAAGTGGAGGCCTGACCTTGAAGACGTCTTAGAAGAGTTTCCATTCTTTCTTCTCATGTGCCTGGAAGCAGAAGACCCAGTGGGTAGGGATGCCCTTGACGGTGGTGGAACCACTAAGTGGAAGGCAGTGTGGGTCACTGCATGGAAGGCCACCTGCTCACAGCTAACTGGACGGTGCCATGCGGGGTAAAAATAACCTATTCTTTGTGAAGCCACTGAGATTGGGCAGGGTTATGTAGTTCCCCAGAGCTTCCTCACAGTGGGTGACTGACAATGGAGTTTACtctctcaaacccaaaccaagttcATTGCCAGAGTTGAttcggattcatagtgaccctgtagggcagagtagagatgCCTCTGTGGTGTTCTGAGACCCtatactctttacagaagtagaaagcttcatccttctcgctcagtgactggtggttttgaactttcaactttgtggtcagcagcccagctgtGTCACCAAGGCTCTGGTGACAAGTCCCAACATTAAATTGTTGGTAGGACCATCCTCCCTCTGAAGCTCCTCGTGGGGGACCTTTCCTTGTCTATTCTAGTTTCTGGGGACCCCAAGTGTTCACTCACTGGCTTGTGGCATCCTAACTCCAGTCTCTGCTTCCATCCCCATGTGGCTGTCTGCGTCTGTCTCTACATCATTTCTCCTTTCTAGAAGGATGCCAGTCATACTGAAGGCTCATCTACTTCTACTGTGGCTTCATGCTAACTAGTTATGTTTGAAATGGCCCAACTGCCAAATAAGGTCATACGCTGAGGTTCTAGAAGGCCATGGGTTTTGGGGGAGATCATATGTGTCTAAGTAGAAGGTGTGTGTGAAGGTGAGTGGAATCACAAGTTTAATTTCAATTTTGGACACATTCGGTGTGAAGTCTGTTCATTTCACAATGGATGTCAACAACAGATTGGAGTTTGAGAAGTCTGGACTAGACAAACATCTGGGAGCTTTGGCATATAGATACACTTATGCCATCTTGTAATTGGATGAGATTATCAAGGAAGAGAGTTTAAAGAAGAGGTCAAGGATTAAACGTTCCAGCGTTGTTGTGGGTCATTGAGTAGCGTTCTACTCACAGCAATACCAATGACAGAGTAGGTACGCCACATTGCCAACGTGTCTTGAACTGAAGGTGAAGGTGCGCTCCAGCTCCCTGGGTCGGTGCAccaagtgcctggaggcaccttACCTGCCAGCAGGTCTCCTGCTCAAAGGCACTCAGCGTTCTCCCCGTGGGTCTGGAAGCCAACTGCACCCTTTCCGGCCAGTCTCCTGGTTCCCCTGCCACTGCTGCTCAGTGTCCTGGATTGAGGAGGCtcagctcgggggggggggggggtgtctcgggCCCAAGGAGGCGCTCCGCTCTGAGCTTCTTTCAAGCTGTGGGATGGAGAGCCCCGTTTCCTGCTTCGGGGCCTGCTCTGTCAGCCTAGTAGGAGAGCAAACCTGACCAATTTCCCTAGAGGGTCCCACCAGGTGCCCAACTGACATTATTCACAAGCTCTCCAACACCCTGGGTGGGCTCTATTCACCTCCTTTTTGCATCCTGCTGCTGAGTTATTTGGTGGAGTAACAGAGACTATGGGTAGAGGCAATATTGCTTCTCGAGTAAGAGAAATGAGCAGTTACAGGTGCTCCAGCCTAACAGGCTGAGGAGACTAAGTTATATAAAAAAGTGCTTCGGCAGCGGCGTGCTgacgtgcttgactgctaaccaaggtCAGCACTCTGACgactccagccactccacaggaaagagTGCACTCGGCTTCCGCACAGAAGCCGCCTTGCaaactactctgtcctgcaggtggttttggggttttttttggggggtgggggtgaattaaAACTTGCAATCCCTTGTTCAGACTTTCCTATGTTTAGTTCCGAAGCAAGACAACAACTAGTTAAACCGGGCCTCTCGGTGTGAACAGGGACCTCCCCGCTCTCCCAGGACTGTGAATCTTGTCCTTGTGCCCCGAGTCCCTGTTTTCAAGATTCTGTGACTGTCATGTGTTAGAAATGAAATCTCAactacaaaaaaaggaaaaaaatttatgTGTGAAAGCAAAACAGAcatctatttaaatatattttacatattgaAAGCTATAACAAAGACAAATAATTTATCAAAACTCTCAAGTTTAAAGAATAGAACTATTTTGAGACGGCCAATGCAGTGTCTGAAAACACTCCATTTGATCATAATTAGGGAATGTTATCTCCAAAAAGAGTGACTTTTACTTTCTGGTGAAAAATACGTTTTTTTTCAGACGTGTGCCACGATCATCGTCCATCTCGCCAAATCTAAAACTGTGCAACGCCTTTCTCAAGAACTTCCATCTTCTCCACACGGCCTGTGGGACGCCCCGCGTTTTCCTTTGGGTCTAGGGGAATTCTGACACCTTCGCTTCCCTGCCCGTCCACAAGGCAGCGTTACAACGTTACAAAGGAAAGCAAATCGGCGCGCGGGAGCCTCTGCTCAGACGGAGCGCAGGACCTTCTCCTTAGCTGGGTGGAAGACCATGGTGTACTGTGATGTCCAGTCGACCAGACAGGGCTTCACCAAGCCGCAGCAGCCGCACCGGAAGAAGTCTGCGAGGTTCTGCGTGAATCCCAGGCTGCCAAGAGAAGAAGGGACACGCTCCATTCACCACAGTGTCTGGTTAACTCAACACTCATCCGCTGAAGCTCCGGCAGGAGCCAGACACAGTTCCTGCGTCTACTAAGGGACCGTGCAAGGGAAGCCTGCTCTGTTTATGAAAGCGAACCCCTATTCTGAGATTCCTTGGCCTCTGTCCAGAAATTTAATTGGGCCTTTTGTCACCATCTTATCGTTGGCCCCTCACTCTCTAGAGTGGTCACCGGCTTTCTTTCCCTCCCCATTGTCCTAATTCAGACTCTTATTGGTTTCGACCTAGGCGACCACAATCGACATGATTAATTTTTCCCTCCTGAACCCTATAAGCAGGTCTCTAAATGTCACCACTGTCTCCATTCCTCCCAATGCATCTTAGGGACTGGAGACTGTCAACTCTTCCACTCACAACCCCTCACCTCCTCATCAAAACCCTGGACCGTGCCACCTCTGCCCATAGGCTCAAACCCAAATCCCTCGTCTTGGCACTCAATCCACTGCATGGTAGGGCATAGgccaactcccctcccccccgcccattTCACAAACCCCTTGCTCCAGCCACGCTGGCACTATTTCTTCTCCCACAATCATAACAGCTGGGGCCGCTCTTGCCCCCTGGGACCCACCGGGACCTCAGCATCACTCCTTGTTCCCGTAAGGCCTGCTGGTTCCCGTGGCCCAGGCTCTATGCCCACGTTTCCTCTGGAGCCTTACTGACTTCAATCATCTTGGCATTATTCTTCTCCTCCAGTACATTCTTGAAGCACTACTATCAATCTCAGTCATGAGGGGCATTTTTATGCAAATAACCGATCTTTTAAGTGCCAGACCCAATCCTCGACCAAATGATGCCCACAAGGATGCCTCCTGCCCACGAGGATGATTGTGGCACGGTGGCGGCTGCAGCCAGCTTAGTGACAGCGATCAGGAAAAGGCTCCACACGACCCAGAAGTAGTGGCCTACGAGAGCACTCTGTGGAAAGGATGGGGCGGCAGAGGA contains the following coding sequences:
- the CSRP3 gene encoding cysteine and glycine-rich protein 3; translation: MPNWGGGAKCGACEKTVYHAEEIQCNGRSFHKTCFLCMACRKALDSTTVAAHESEIYCKVCYGRRYGPKGIGFGQGAGCLSTDTGEHLGLQFQESPKVARSATTSNPSKFTAKFGESEKCPRCGKSVYAAEKVMGGGKPWHKTCFRCAICGKSLESTNVTDKDGELYCKVCYAKNFGPTGIGFGGLTQQPEKKE